The segment GGGTAGGAGGTGGGCTGCATGTTTACGTTTGACGGCGTGTGCGCCTGACAACGTACAGAAGCATTCAATTGCGCCTGTCTATATATAGATAGTATGCGAGCAGGGATATTTGTCAAGCGGAGTAGAGACTTGCGCCGGTACGGTTCCCGTTGAAGCCGGCACTCACTCCTGCAAGCCCAAAGAGCCCATGAGAATGGCCGCGGTTGGTTTTGATGCGTTGGAGGTGGCGGACTATGCCGGCATCTCAGACGGCGCCATAGTCCAATCTCCGCCGCGACCGGCAATAACAAAGAGAGCAATCGCTGAAAGAAACATTTCAGCAATCAATTCTTTGCGGCGGTCACGACTACGATGGCGACGTATCTTGATCACCAATGGCGGCGCGCAATTCAACCACAAAAGCGGGCAGCGACAGGCCGTAGATAGCGACGGCATCCGCCACGGTGTAAAACCGGGCCAATATGCAGCCGACACAGGCCATCTTGTGACCATTGAAAACGGCCATTGTTGCCGGCCAGCGCGTGAGCACGGCTTCAATTGTCATCGTTGCGAAAGCACCATCGTCCATCATGAAGACTCCCGCGCTCAGTGTATCCAGGTAGCCAGACAGGCCAACATGTTATCGTTGACAATTGACCCCACAAGTTCCCAAAGAAGCAAGGCTTTATCTGGCACGCGCCTGCCTGCTCCGACCACACCCATGAGACGGCTATGGTGTGTGCCTGGCAGGGTCAGGCGCGTGACCACCTTGTCCCCTTCCGCCGACGGAGATTCATAGCACGCTTGTCCCAGACCGCTTCCCACAAACGCGCATGATGGCTTCCTTCTCAGTAAAGGGCACGATGTGCCCGTAATCAATCGTTATCTCACCGCAGCGTCCGCAAATAGGCGATGATGTCGAGGATCTGCTCGTCTGTGAGAGCAGGATTGCCCCCTTTTGGCGGCATGTCAACGCCGGTTGTGTTGGCGGGATCGCTAATCGGCCTGCCGCTTTTCACGAAGGTTAACAGATCCTCATCTGTCGTAATACCGACGAATTCACTGGTCGTAAAGGGTTTACCCAGCCCTTCCATGCCGACGCCGCCCGGACCATGGCAAGCGATACAAACTGAGTTGTACAGGTCTTCACCTGCTTTCGCGTCACCCGTAGAAACCTGAACCACGCCATCTGACGTGTCAGACGGGGAGGCGTCCGACTCCCCGCCTCCGCCACACGCGACCAACGACACAACCAACAACAGGAACAAAATACGCCATACCTTCATCGATTCTTCTCCAAGAGTTACGACTTGTAACTACGTAAAGCAAGTCTGGCGAAATCCATATATGGGGATCGGAATCGCGGCTTTTGCCAGGCCAAACCCCATCTGTGGGCCGGCTGTAGCTTCCACGCCCCAAACGCCAGTGTCTTGTACGTAACTACCTACATAGATTTGCGGGTCCCCTTGAGAGGCGACCTCTTGCGCTGACGGCAACCTGAATTGTTGCCGTGATTTTTGTAAGCGAGCCGCAACTGCTAAGCCAGATGGGACCAATTTTTTCTGGTGAGGTTGGTCCCATCTCCAGAGGGCGTTAGTAGTTACAGCGAGCCGGGACGGCTACGGATGTTCCATTTCAGCGCCGCCCTGCATGAGCAACTCCTGCCAGGTCAGCACTCGCGCTCCTTCATACGCTTCCGCCAGGTCTTGGGCCTCCGCCTCATCCGCACATGCCAAGATGCCGAAGCCCATCGGTGTATGCAGGGCGTTGTCAAGGACGTAGGTAGCCGATTCCGCCGACAACCATTCCCCGCTCAAATAGTCATGCACCCAGAACGACGCTACCTCTTCCTGTGCTTCGCGCACATACGCCACCATACCGCCAATATCATCAAAGCGGCGCGCCTGACCTTCTGCTGTCCAGTAGGCAGCCGCAAATCGCTCGTCGTCGATGATCATGCGGCAACGGTCGCACGTGTCTTCTCCGTAGATGATGACGGGCGGCTGCCCGGTGTCGGGCGAATGACTACACCCGATTGCGAACAGGGACATGAGTAGCAGCAAACCAAGCACCGCGCGCCAGATTGTGAGTTTCACAATATACCTCTCCGTTTGAACAGAGCCATCGTGCCGGCAAATGGCAAGGCGATCCACAGCAGCAACAGGCCGATGAGCAGCGGCAGCAGCGCGGCGCCGAATGTGCGCGTGGCGTAGACGCCCGCCGGACCGAGGAGTTCGAGATTCCCGCGGATGTTGAGAACGGCGGCGACTCTGAACAGTTGCAGCGGATTGATCAGCGTCAAAGTAAATAGCTGGGCGATATCTAGTCGCGTTACCAGCGCAGTGCCCATCAACCCCAAATCGCCAAAGAAAGCGAGCAGCAGCCAGAGAAAAAGCGCCAGCCCAACGGCGGTTGCCGCTTTCCGCACGGCGGCGGACAGAAAAAAGCCGAGGCTGAGCGAGGCAACGGCCAGCAGGAAAGCGAACAGCACCAGCAGTAGATAAGCATCGGCCTGCGCGCCGCCGCCGCTGGCGGTGATAACTGCGCCGGTGATACCAAAACCCAGTCCCAGCGCCGCCAGCAGCGCCAATGCCATCCCCAGGAATTTGCCCAGCAGCATTTCGGTCTGGCTGATTGGCTGCGTCATCAGATAGGCAAGCGTGCCCTGGTCGCGTTCGCCGGCGAGGCTGAGTGCGCCGAGGGTCAGCCCCATCAGCGGCACGATGAGCAATACAAGATTGATGAGACTGGCGGCGGTTCGCCCGAATCCCGCCAATCCATAGCGCCCCGCGCCCGACAGAGCCAACCATGCCAGGGCCAACGAGAGGGCAGCAAAGGCAACCGTATACAGAACCAGCCAGCGGTTGCGCCGGGCATCCCGCAGCTCTTTTTGGGTCAAGATGAAGATGTTTTGATAATCGACCATCATCTACTCCACGACAAAATCGTTCACAATT is part of the Ardenticatenales bacterium genome and harbors:
- a CDS encoding hydrid cluster protein-associated redox disulfide domain protein; amino-acid sequence: MMDDGAFATMTIEAVLTRWPATMAVFNGHKMACVGCILARFYTVADAVAIYGLSLPAFVVELRAAIGDQDTSPS
- a CDS encoding cytochrome c; this translates as MKVWRILFLLLVVSLVACGGGGESDASPSDTSDGVVQVSTGDAKAGEDLYNSVCIACHGPGGVGMEGLGKPFTTSEFVGITTDEDLLTFVKSGRPISDPANTTGVDMPPKGGNPALTDEQILDIIAYLRTLR
- a CDS encoding ABC transporter permease: MMVDYQNIFILTQKELRDARRNRWLVLYTVAFAALSLALAWLALSGAGRYGLAGFGRTAASLINLVLLIVPLMGLTLGALSLAGERDQGTLAYLMTQPISQTEMLLGKFLGMALALLAALGLGFGITGAVITASGGGAQADAYLLLVLFAFLLAVASLSLGFFLSAAVRKAATAVGLALFLWLLLAFFGDLGLMGTALVTRLDIAQLFTLTLINPLQLFRVAAVLNIRGNLELLGPAGVYATRTFGAALLPLLIGLLLLWIALPFAGTMALFKRRGIL
- a CDS encoding nitrous oxide reductase accessory protein NosL is translated as MKLTIWRAVLGLLLLMSLFAIGCSHSPDTGQPPVIIYGEDTCDRCRMIIDDERFAAAYWTAEGQARRFDDIGGMVAYVREAQEEVASFWVHDYLSGEWLSAESATYVLDNALHTPMGFGILACADEAEAQDLAEAYEGARVLTWQELLMQGGAEMEHP